The following are encoded in a window of Mycosarcoma maydis chromosome 10, whole genome shotgun sequence genomic DNA:
- a CDS encoding uncharacterized protein (related to lipoyltransferase), whose protein sequence is MLLSRRIATRSGAVSRHLAARIQVTALRETRPHLQSGFHSSSKTAASTVLVSETRSPQAYVSLSTNPWFNLAFEDHLFRSVDPSIPICFLYRNSPCVVVGRNQNPWKELNATAMRSIGLPMVRRRSGGGTVYHDLGNTNYSFHIPRDDFDRRTHAELVARALNAAPVGLHLSRTDLARSDVGAYVNGRNDICIRVKRGFDRNSTTKTQAQADQLGFEERKVSGSAYKLVNKRAYHHGTMLLSASLRSLGSSLRNDRGELLVTKGVASVPAPVANLTDAFPDRTAMLSHEMFVQAVVAEFHRTYPDGCSTAAAVQVDESCLDAPQLNQGRWKLKENFDELQSWDWVFGQTPEFTHRVSMYDASELDSSQSRGWGPFSVEIHSKEGVVLDAKLVEARFDDGAVEREVQALIQGLQGRRYDDLALPPPWFPQSSSSSAAATVVDSATAIRAEEEPNIRAKLFHWLRTVL, encoded by the coding sequence ATGTTGCTCTCGAGACGCATAGCTACGAGATCCGGCGCTGTTTCGCGTCACCTCGCAGCAAGAATACAGGTTACTGCTTTGCGCGAAACAAGACCACATCTACAGTCAGGCTTCCATTCATCATCAAaaacagcagcatccacaGTACTGGTATCCGAAACAAGGAGTCCGCAAGCGTACGTCTCTCTATCAACGAATCCGTGGTTCAACTTGGCATTCGAAGACCACCTGTTTCGCAGCGTCGACCCCTCGATACCTATCTGCTTTCTCTATCGCAACTCTCCCTGCGTCGTAGTGGGACGTAATCAGAACCCATGGAAGGAGCTCAATGCCACGGCTATGCGATCCATCGGACTCCCCATGGTGCGACGTCGCTCTGGCGGAGGCACCGTCTATCACGACCTGGGAAACACCAACTACTCGTTCCACATTCCACGCGATGACTTTGACCGGCGAACGCACGCCGAGCTCGTAGCTCGCGCGCTCAACGCTGCACCCGTAGGACTGCATCTTTCGCGCACCGATCTAGCTCGAAGTGATGTGGGAGCCTACGTCAACGGCAGGAACGACATTTGCATCCGAGTCAAGCGCGGCTTTGATCGAAActcgacgaccaagacgcaagcgcaagcggACCAGCTCGGGTTTGAAGAGCGCAAAGTATCAGGGAGCGCATACAAGTTGGTCAACAAGCGCGCATACCACCATGGAACCATGCTTCTCTCTGCTAGCTTGCGCAGTCTCGGTAGCTCGCTGCGCAACGACCGCGGTGAATTGCTCGTCACCAAAGGCGTGGCGTCGGTACCTGCGCCCGTGGCCAACTTGACAGATGCGTTTCCAGATCGAACTGCCATGCTCAGCCACGAGATGTTTGTACAAGCGGTGGTTGCCGAATTCCACCGCACGTATCCGGACGGCTGCTCGACCGCTGCTGCGGTACAAGTGGACGAATCGTGTCTGGACGCGCCGCAACTCAACCAAGGCAGGTGGAAGTTGAAGGAAAACTTTGACGAACTGCAGAGTTGGGATTGGGTGTTTGGACAGACGCCTGAATTCACGCATCGCGTATCGATGTACGACGCTTCAGAGCTGGATTCTTCGCAGAGCCGCGGTTGGGGTCCGTTCTCAGTCGAGATCCATTCCAAGGAAGGCGTCGTGTTAGATGCGAAGCTGGTCGAAGCACGATTTGACGATGGAGCGGTGGAAAGGGAGGTGCAAGCATTGATCCAGGGTTTGCAAGGGAGAAGGTACGATGATCTGGCGCTACCGCCTCCATGGTTTCCTcagtcgtcatcgtcgtcagcgGCAGCAACTGTTGTCGATTCAGCTACAGCGATACGcgcggaagaggagccaAACATCCGCGCCAAACTGTTCCACTGGCTGCGCACCGTGCTGTAG